Part of the Penaeus vannamei isolate JL-2024 chromosome 9, ASM4276789v1, whole genome shotgun sequence genome is shown below.
atatatatatatatatatatatatatatgtatatatatgtctatatatatatatatatatatatatatatatatatatatgtatacatatatatatatatatatatatatatatatatgtatatatatatatatatatatatatatatatgtatatatatatatatatatatatatatatatatatatatgcatacatgtatatgtatatatatttatatatatgtacatatatacatatatatgtatatatatgtatatatatgtatatatatatatatatatatatatatatatatatatacacacacacacacacacacacacacacacacacacacacacacacacatatatatatatatatatatatatatatatatatatatatatataaatatatatatatatatatatatatgtctatatatatatatgtctatatatatatatatatatatatatatatatatatatatatatatttatatatatacatatatatacatacatatatatatatatatatacatacatacatacatatatatatatatatatatatatatatatacatatatatattatcaattgcATCCACACAACTCCTCCCAAGACCGAAGACGAGACGAGAAACCCGCCACCAGAGGCTGTTACCTGAAGGGAAGGTCCGGAGCCACTGGTCGCCGAGGAGAGAAAAcctcccccaaagcctgcccTGTTTACctctcccgttccccctccccccccccccttaccccctcccttttccacgcCCCTATCCATCCCTTtatccaccccctctaccccttacaCCCACCGCCCGCCCCCCCTTTTCCACCATACCCACACAAAACGCCCAATTCACAAACACTTATAGGACAGGAAGGGATTACTGGCGGGGGTATGAGGGCGGGGGTATGAGGGGTATGAGGATGCAGGCGTCTCCCGGTCTCGAATCCTCCTCCAGATATCACGGAGGTCATGCCCTGGATTAGCAAGGGTCACGGATTGGGTAAGAAGAttagggggggcgagggggccgaGGAAACACAGGGATTAGAAAACAGGAAGGACCCAGTTAATGCATCGGATGAAGATTtcatgaatacagacacacaatggGAGAGTCAGCGGTCTAGAAGCTGTGAcaccatatcatatatatatatatatatatatatatatatatatatatatatatatatatatatatatatatatatatatatatgtatgtatatatatatatatatatatatatatatatatatatatatatatatatgtatgtgtgtgtgtgtgttgcgtccgtgtgtatgtatgcgtgtgagtgtgtgtgtgtttacaaatacacacacacacacacacacacacacacacacacacacacacacacacacacacacacacacacacacacacacacacacacacacacatatatatatatatatatatatatatatatatatatatatatatatatatatatatacatatataatatatatatatatatatatatatatatgtatatatatatacatatatacatatgtagatacacacatgtatatatatatatatatatatatatatatatatatatatatatatatatatatatacatatacatatatatatatatatatatatatatatatatatatatatatatatgtgtgtgtgtgtgtgtgtgtgtgtgtgtgtgtgtgtgtgtgtgtgtgtgtgtgtatctacatatgtataaatatgtatatatatatagatagatagatagatagatagatagatagatagatagatagatagatagatagatagagagatagagagatagagagatagatagatagatagatagatagatagatagatatacatatatatatatgtacatatatatgtatgtatgtatgtgtatgtatatacatacacacatatataaatatatcatgtatatatacgtatatatatatatatatatatatatatatatatatatatatatatatatatatatatataaaaatacatatgtagatacacacacacacacacacacacacacacacacacacacacacacacacacacacacacacacacacacacacacacacacacacacacatatatatatatatatatatatatatatatatatatatatatatatatatatatacatatatatatacatatatatatatatatgtatgtatatacatatatatatatatgtatgtatatatatacatacatacatatataaatatatatatatatatatatatatatatatatatatatatatatatatacatttttttattattattatttacatatttatacatatatagatacccacacatgtttgtgtatgtatatatatatatatatatatatatatatatgtatgtatatatatgtgtgtgtgtgtgtgtgtgtgtgtgtgtgtgtgtgtgtgtgtgtgtgtgtgtgtgtgtgtatgtgtatgtatatatatctatacacacacacacacacacacacacacacacacacacacacacacacgtatgtatatatatgattacatatatatatatatatatatatatatatatatatatatatatatatatatatacatgtatttatataaatatatatatacatatacatatatatatatatatatatatatatatatatatatatacatatatacatatgtgtgtgtgtgtgtgagtgtgtgtgtgtgtgtgtgtgtgtgtgtgtgtgtgtgtgtgtgtgtgtgtgtgtgtgtgtgtgtgtgtgtgtgcgtgcgtgtttgtgcgcgtgcgtgtgtgtgtgcgtgtgtgtgtgtgctagtgtgtgtgtgtgtgtgtgtgtgtgtgtgtgtgtgtgtgtgtgtttgtgtgtatgtgtatgtgtatgtgtgtatgtgtgtgtgcacgtgtgagtATGTAAGTTCTTTAATTACACGTGAATCATTTCGTGAAAATCAGATTGAATTCGAGCTCACATTCCGGGCAATTTTCTTATCTGTGTGAAGCCGTAGGAAGGAGGGTCGCGTTTCGCCTTCCAGTTGCCGCGCTCGCCGTCGGGGCTGCCTGGGCCGCCCTCGGCTCCTCGTTTTTatggtacactcacacacacatgtatatattatatacgtatatatatatatatatatatatatatatatatatatatatatatatatatatatatatatacatatatataaatgtatatatatatatatatttacatatatatttacatatatatgtatatatatatatgtgtatgtgtgtgtgtgtgtgtgcgcgcgcgcgcgtgtgtgtgtgtatgtatatgtatacagatgaagagagagagagagagaaatcagctgTATTTCCTTGGAATACCATTTTTCTGACCATGCAGTATGCGAATTCAAGAATCTGCTATAACCTGAATTGGCATTTTATCTTGCAAGATGTCTTGTGAATAGATTTGATAATGTGTGCCTCTGACGTAGTCCGTATGATGGAGATTTCGTCGTCAACGTTTCGAGGTATAAAGCATTTTTTTAACTAAAATCTGAATtaaatctgactctctctctctgtttctctctgtctctgtctctgtctctctctctctctctccatatataaacattttataaagATTTCAATAGTTGACAATAAatgtttacgttttatttttatctttttatcctgAAAATCTTTTTCATAAAATCCTTGTTATTTTCTTAGCGTTTGCGGTTATAGATACTCTTTTTTATACAAAATTTGAATAATTCATCAGAGACGAAAGAAACAAGATGCTCCTATCGTGGTATTGCATTATATGTCTTTAAATAGTAGAAGATAGAAAGCTGCGTTGACCTTTGTCGCATCCGTTCTGATTTTCCCGAGTAAATTGATATTATACGGATGTTTATTTTCTTGGACGTGAACAACGATTACGCTGCCGACAAGTGGTACGTTTGGGAGAAAAATGATTACCACTATTTTCCTTTAGTTGTctttaagtttgtatatatatatatatatatatatatatatatatatatatatatatatatatatatatatatatatatatatatatgcgtttatatatatatatatatatatatatatatatatatatgtatatatatacatatatatatatatatatacacacacacacacacacacacacacacacacacacacacacacacatatatatatatatatatatatatatatatatatatatatatatatattcgtatatatatagatagatagatagatagatgctcgtatatatatatatatatatatatatatatatatatatatatatatatatatatttatatatatatatatatgtatacatatatatatatatatatatatatatatatatatatatatatatatatatatatatgtacacatacacacacatatgtatatatatgtacatatatatatatatatatatatatatatatatatatacatatatatatacatatattcgtatatatatagatagatagatagatactcgtatatatatatatatatatatatatatatatatatgtatacatatatatatatatatatatatatatataatatatatgtatacatgtatataatatacatatatatatatatatatatatatatatatatatatatatatatatatatactatacagtatacatacatccgtgcatgcatatatctatgtgtttgtgtgcatgtacatttgtgcatttgcgtgtgtgtacttacatatgtttttttctttcttatttctcgaTATGTCTCTTCCTTAATCTAACTGCAAAACTATCTTTTTTTGGCCAAgcgcttttcctttctttgtgacACTTTGAGCATTAAATCTGCCTCCACTTTCGGCAGGACATTTTACCTCCCATGTCCTATTTTACTTGCTCTTTTTTTTGTCAGTCCAGGTATATAGTTCTGAATAGTTTTATATGAGATTCTTAAGTCCGattatatctgtattttttatatacatatacgcgtattatacatatatacacatttgggtgtatgtttatgagtgtttACACGTTTTCTTGCTTATACATTGGCTTTACTTGCTTGTTTGAGGTCACTTAAAacacttcatctttctttttttagacaATGGACATATCCATAATCTTTTTATTAGATTAATAATGACATGAaggttatacacacatacagtgaaGAAAAATATACAACTACAAGAATTTCAATTCCTCCGTAGCGTCTACGACAGAAATGAAGGCTTCCTGCTGAGGAACCTCCTGCGGAAGGAATCTCCCTGCCATcggccgccgcccaccgcccatcgCCCCTGCCATCGGCGGCCGCCCCGCCCCCATTAGACCCGGGGGGACGGCCGGGGCTTCGAATAAGGACAGGTAGCTGTCACGTGCCACCGCTGTCAATCAAAAGACATCGCATATCAGTACTAAGCATAATTTCCGTACTTTTATCAGCATTACCCACATGATCCAAACCGCCAGAAGAGACTGAAATCAGCAGAACCTGAGAAGAAGATGAGCACGACGGTCAGCAGCATGAGAGCCGGGATCTGGATGGAGGCCGGCGACCCCCACAGGAGGGGGATGTTCAGGCCCTCGCTCAGGAGGTCCCTGCCGCCCGCAGCGCCCTCGGGGCTGGAAGGACCTCCGCCTCGAAACCCCTGTGGAGGAGCGAGTGGAGGACGACCTTGGCTCTGAGAGACTGCGCCGTGGAGGGCTGACGCCGCGAGACACCACGTGAGGAATGCCTGCGTGAAAAGAAAGTCATGCCATTTTTGACTCACGTGTTTTATCATTTGTATTCCTTTCGCATTAATGTATATCAATAAAGATAGTTTAGCCTCCCAGTCGGTGAGACGAAGCTGGGATCAGAGAGGCGCCAAGACCAGAGAGGGAGCGCAAGCAATATATTGGAAAGtatataaagtgaaaaaaatataacaaagaaacaCATCATATTCCCAGAGTAATGACATTTAAATAGTTCCTTTTTCATGAGCATATTACGTCATTCGATTTCTTTGTAACCTATAGATTTTGAAGTAAATAGTGATGGAAAATTCGCCGTATCTGTAAGCCAAAAATTAACAGCACTCCAAAGTTATGTTACTATGCAAATGGATAGGTCGGAGTTGCATGCTTATTGAGAATCAGACAAGTTAGGAAAAGTGTGAGGCTGGTGTTGCAATTTGCATAAACGAAAGATCTTTAAGACAACTTTCGGAAGTCTATTTTCCGAATACTTCAATTCAGATAACATTTGATAAACTGACAATTTACTCTGAAATCCCCACCGCTTTCCTATTCACATGAATTGGTAACATTTCTTTACAAATTCACCACAACTCCCattaacccatttcccattcactTCGACAAGACGAAAGCATCAGCATTAGACATGGAAATTCGCTGGAGtattcgaagaaaaaaaacaaaaaaactttcgcCCATTTGTTAAAAtttgccaggcccgacccaaagaatttcCATGAACACAGACGCACAagtaaaggcatatctgtctatatatctgatagatatacattgaactatctatttgcccggttgaaaTGCACGTCTAGCctggtaaatatgtatttatttctctatttgcgcatgtcaagtatacgaatattcttcgggtcgggcctcgcacaatcctAACAAACCGGCAGATTATCCCGAACCGATCCTCACCTGCCGTCGCACCTGCATGTTGTCCCTCGGGCGGCGATGACCCTTGTGAACTCTCATCCTCGCGGTCCTCCTCGTCatctccccctcatcaccccccccccgcccccttccctctccctcacaggcCACCGCGCGCACCtcgcaccctcacctccccccccccctccccctctcccctcccattgcCAACATCCCATTTCCGTTCCTCCTTATCGCTTAATATTACCTTACCctcatcgtttttcttttcatttctgtccatccctcggtctttctttcttatccttataccctccatttatctttttttctctctcccttcgttctctcttcttaatGCTTTTCCATACTCTATCATTTCTTCATGTCGTATTTTTCGCTTAAAGAACCTCTCTATAAAACCATTTTTTCTGTCGCTTGCTCTACCGCATCACACTTTTCACTCAAACATACCCTCATACCCCGTCATTTCTCCCaagtctacctccctccctttccctcactataCCCCTCATACCGCATATTTCCTCATAtccgtcccttcctttccctcactatACCCCTCATACCGCATATTTCTCAtatctacccctccctttccctcactaaACCCCTCATACCTCATATCTACTCATAgccgcccctccctttccctcactataCCCCTCATACCGCATATTTCCTCatacccgccctccctctccctcactatacCCCTCATACCGCATATCTTCTCatacccatccttccctttccctcactataTCCCTCatatccgtccctccctttccctcactataCCCCTCATACTGCATATCTACTCAtacccgtctctccctttccctcactataCCCCTCATACCGCATATCTTCTCACatccgcccctccctttccctcactgtaCCCCTTATACCGCATATTTTTCaaatccacccctccctttccttcactatACCCCTCATACCGCATATCTTCTCatacccatccttccctttccctcactataCCCCTCATACCGCATATCTACTCatatccgtctctccctttccctcactataCCCCTCATACCGCATATCTTCTCatacccatccttccctttccctcactataCCCCTCATACCGTATATGTACTCatacccatccttccctttccctaactACACTTCTCATACCGCATATCTTCTCATACcggtccctccctttccctcactataCCCCTCATATCGCATATTTCATCATACCcgcgcctccctttccctcactataCCCCTCATACTGCATATCTTCTCATATccgcccctccatctccctccctatacCTTCTACCGCATTACTCATacccgcccctccctttccctcattataCCCCTCACATCGTATATCTACTCATACACAACCGTCCCTTTCCCTCACTATACTCCTCATACCGCATATTTCCTCATatcagcccctccctctccctcatcaagCCGCCACACGAAATTATTTTCCGCGCGCCATGCTCAACCAAACGCCGCCATCTTGGAAAAACCTTTGTTCCTGTACCCCTCTGCTCCcacctaccccccgccccccacgtgCATTGCATCATTTTGCACATGCTAATTGGTTACTCTGACTGACTGGGTGATTAATAGGTTATTCAAATCGATGATATAAGTCATGCAACAAGACGAGCGAAAGATTGACTTGATCTAACCTACGCTCTGATGGGGAATGGCTGTTCGAGTTGCAGGTTATACTTTTTTCAGTTTTGAGTCCGAGACCTTAAAAACTCTTGATTTTTAAAAACTGAGCTGCTCATTTAACGGAAAACGATGCCTCTGAGTGACTGAgccttcctttttttaattatcttttttttcgctcgTGGAAAATACGATGGTGTATCTAATTGACCTGAGACAATCTTAGTTTTGAGCATAATGTTCAGCTActaatacattttacatataatgACGGTAACCGTGTTCAAGGTAATATGTAAAGTAtgggtatattttatatattcaaggCAGAATGATAAATAGTAGACTGGAATCATCTCTAATATAAATTATCAACTATTGTCACATTCCGTTATGTCGTTATTAGGGCGACAATCACATGATATATCAAGAACAAGACTGCAAGCCCAATATGAACGCGTGATACAGAATACCGGCTAACACCAATGAACGTCGTCTAAAATGGAAAGCCTCAAACAAGCTAATACCCGAACCCGGTCATAACGGTACGTGGACCCGGTGCCATGAATTCCAGCACCCATTtcaaaaacagagaagagaaaacaagaaataagagagaCATTTAGCGGTTCATAAATCCTATGATCcgccccgccgccctcgccgcgaTGCCCTGACCCGGAAGAGCGGCTTAGGACTCGGTGGCCAGGACGTCTAAGCCGTGGCCAGGACAAGACAGGGCCGCCCCGATCGCAGGTCCCGGTCAGTCACGCCCGAGACGCCCTCGGTTCGGGTCTTTGAGCAACAACCATACTAGCTTCTATACTGTTTGTTGGCATACTGTACCTTCTGTCGATGCGTTCTCCGCCATTTTCTGGTGTTCGAATCCTCGGGTTGAATGCGGTTATTTCTCTTCTGTGGTTTGATTGATTCTGATTAATATCTTGACATTTCGCCTCTTTGTCATTTTTGTAAGATTGTTTTCATTGATTGGCTCTCGTTCATTTTCACTGGAGCTCGACATTGATTTTGTTTAACGAAGCACCGATCTCTGTTCCTTCCCGAAGTCCGAAGACGCGCAGGTCTTACACGAACGGAAACATACGCCGAATATTTCGTTACGGTTTATAACCTTTGTTTTAAACAGGGATTCTTGTCTTTTATAATCTCTTGTCCTTAAAGACATCACGATGGATTCAGGTAAGTCACAATTTTGAGATTTATTATGTTTTCTCATAGTATTACAGTATGTTATTATGAGTTAATTTTTGCACAGTCATGCATGAATTTTACCAATATTTTATTCCAAAAATGGATTGAGATTTATGTGGATCCACATTAATTGTACACTTGTTATGAgtactaatatatattttaatttaaagCGAAAATAAAGGCAtcacggtaatgatgatggtgataataatgataatgataacaataattataattatcattattgtcatccccattatcatcaaaattgttacTTATCCATTCATTAAAGTCATGGCCATAATACAAGAACCACTAACGTAtaccaaatgataataataacaattaacgcCAAATATAAAGCTCATATAGAAACCCAGAAGAGGAAATAACCACCAATTCCTCTAAATACCCCATTATCACCCCACTAAAATACGCACAAATATCTAATTAAACGAATTCACGGACCAAAGCCCACGGTGAACTTTGCCTCGCCTACGACTTTGCATTATAGACCtaattatttctcttcttcccctaggAATGAAAGTTATGCCCGTAAGAAAGGTATTTTTGGCAGCAGTAATGGTATCCCTGATGACGACGACAATTGCAGGTGAACCGAAGCGGGCGGCTCAGCGGAGGCCAGGTAAGCAGGCGGGGTTCTTGAATACTAATTTTGGTTATTGGTTTTAGAATACTAGACgcaaatttctatatatttttttaataatttcgtGTGTGGGGCGCAATCTATCTAAACACGAaaacacgcatacatagacactcgcatactcgcacacacgcacacacacacacacacacacatacacacacacacacacacacacacacacacacacacacacacacacacacacacacacacacacacacacactcgcacacacacgcatacacatatacacacaccctcgcaccctcgcacacacacacacacacacgtttatatatatatatatatatatatatatatatatatatatatatctgtgtgtgtgtgtgtgtgtgtgtgtgtgtgtgtgtgtgtgtatgtgtgtgtgtgtgtgtgtgtgtgtgcgtgcgcgtgtgtgtgtacatatatatacctatatcaaaAGTattcatgcatccatccatcaatctatccacttatctatacatatgtgtgccagtgtgtgtatacacaataaCATAGTGTATCTCTGTGTATTTACTATATGAATTGGAAAAGAATATGGATTGCGgtcttgttaatgataatgatgataggaataataacagtgagcaccctaacagtaatattaacaaatTAATTATTAACGTTTCTCCCGTTGATATCattatatagtaatagtaattatagtaaaagATATCTcgtttctcagttttttttttataattctatagtaatagtaattacagccaaaggtatatagttatatagtaatagtaattaaagCGAAATATCGCCCCCAACAAAGgcaatattactaatatcataaaaCAAATCCGTTTATCAATGTAATTTTGTATGCAGTATCGCCATTGTTCACAGACAGTTGTCCTTTATATTATTGTCCCTTTTATCACCTCTCCACGCCCAACAGATAGCCTCGAGGGACGTCAACTTCCTTCCATATTTGGAGTGATCAGCCCCGACACCTTGCCCGTCTATTTCAGCTTCATTGTCATCGGTGCTTCCATCATTGCCAGTAAGCCTTTGTACTCCGCGTGTACTTCCGAGTCGGTAGATGCTGCTCTGTGCTTCGTGTTGTCTTGGTCTGTGTTAAAGATTCTCATTGAATTAACCGATAAATATGATTAACAGTTATTAACACCATTGCCAGGTTCATCGGTTGAATGTCTCTACTTGCAGTTTTCGTGATAACAGCTGTTCTGGTCAACCAAAACCGTCTCCAGGGCCGTGACCTTGACCTCAGCCGTGACCTGAGGGACCTCACCTGGAGCGTCTACTCGGCGCTTTCAAAATCCTAGAAATATTATATCCAGATGACGACCCAGCTTTTGTCTATCTACTCTTtcatctgagtatatatatatatatatatatatatatatatatatatatatatatgtatatgtatagaatatatatgtgtgtatatgcactttatatatacatatatacacacaaaaattatTAATACACGTGTTCATTATGCTTAAATGTTAAATGTGTATCTCCTCCGAAAACCAAATAGTATTGTACACTTTATATAGTTTGCAAAAATGTATCACtctagaaataaatgcatatttcccTTTACCTTGTGTTAAAAGGAACTAGTATAGTGTCCCTCCCAATAATTCAAGGCTAAGGGGAAACTATTTCATTTAAATAAAGTCGCATTGTAATAATTCAGCAGTAACTAAATGACTAAAACCTCCgtttagcattattttttttatcctgcttAAATACAACCGCACACACAAAAGACATGCGCCAATCACATCAAACACTATGTCCACATTTGTTAACATCACAACAGGATTATCCAATGATCATGTCGGCAAACAACTCAACTGAATTTCCCTTGCAAATAAATAGCTTGACAAATCAACCCAATTTTTGTTGAATTTCTGCCATCTCTCCGACCCCGTTCTTACCCCGTCCACTCGCTCGCCCACATCGTCCCGCCACCCATGCCCAGACCTCCCCACCCACGTCCACCCACCGAGGCACACAGACCCACAGATGCTTGCGACTCTACCGTTCACTGGTGGCGTTTGTCGTTCGTCTGACTGAAAGTGGCTACGGCTAATCCTTATGCACGAGCTATACGATAAAATGTGAGATTAGTaaggtatattcatataaataaagaagAGTAAATGTATAAACAGATGTAATTAAAGTATGTAAAtgcgcacgtacacatatatacatatataaatatacagacagacagagagaaaggggggagagagagagagagagagaggaagaggaagagagagagagagagagagagagagagagagagagagagagagagagagagagagagagagagagagagagagagagagagagagagagaaacagaataaatagacataaagtAAATGTATTTTCACGGATATTCCCTGAACCAAGTATTATTTTTTACTGATAAATACCCAACTATATGAACATATACCTCAAATATTGTTAATTAGTAATGATATGGCTTCACGTAAAGTATGTAGTCAAGTGTTAAGGTACAGGTGTTGGGCGCCTGAGGGAGCAACAAGTGACATCTGTAATAGTACGCGACCCACAGCCGAGTATGGGATGCAGACGCCGCTCTCACTGTTCCAATAATACACGCGCTGGATATTTTGCTCATTATTAACACTCTTCCCTTAGTTTCattttgatatctttattttatctttgtatATTTTAAACACTGATTTACCCATTACAACATACCTCACGATAAAGCACGGGTATAGTTTTATCTTTTATAAGACTGTGGTATCTCCGAGTGACCGTCAGTGTACG
Proteins encoded:
- the LOC138862493 gene encoding uncharacterized protein yields the protein MRVHKGHRRPRDNMQVRRQAFLTWCLAASALHGAVSQSQGRPPLAPPQGFRGGGPSSPEGAAGGRDLLSEGLNIPLLWGSPASIQIPALMLLTVVLIFFSAVARDSYLSLFEAPAVPPGLMGAGRPPMAGAMGGGRRPMAGRFLPQEVPQQEAFISVVDATEELKFL
- the LOC113809590 gene encoding uncharacterized protein — its product is MDSGMKVMPVRKVFLAAVMVSLMTTTIAGEPKRAAQRRPDSLEGRQLPSIFGVISPDTLPVYFSFIVIGASIIAIFVITAVLVNQNRLQGRDLDLSRDLRDLTWSVYSALSKS